From Xiphophorus hellerii strain 12219 chromosome 6, Xiphophorus_hellerii-4.1, whole genome shotgun sequence, the proteins below share one genomic window:
- the LOC116722011 gene encoding putative ferric-chelate reductase 1, with the protein MEHKMMQVFAAMMVFLALSFQPVLSQGDISKTGCGATKQCMQKPTNCDPAGNTTDCLFGSARPTALKAPNGIDLAFELSGNFARGNSSLENSTGYVAVGLTNKAWTNFMLFICGRNSSNNGSFFSMSTIYNAVNKTANSTLAKTMTDIKNIVNGTNIKCTFNVAGLNVTTGAGLRSADTTFSLVVGSGTGFDFNDLQLSETGNATDFSIFLTSTNTTAPPSGANRPFYSNAVLPLVSFVTLSILTFA; encoded by the exons ATGGAACATAAGATGATGCAGGTTTTCGCCGCAATGATGGTTTTCCTGGCTCTCAGTTTCCAGCCAGTACTGTCACAG GGTGATATTTCTAAAACAGGATGTGGCGCAACCAAACAGTGCATGCAGAAACCTACAAACTGCGACCCAGCAGGCAACACCACCGATTGTCTTTTTGGATCTGCTCGCCCCACAGCGTTGAAGGCCCCAAATGGCATCGACCTGGCCTTTGAGCTCAGTGGGAACTTTGCCAGAGGGAACTCTTCCCTAGAGAACTCTACCGGATACGTCGCCGTAGGTCTCACCAACAAAGCTTGG ACAAACTTCATGCTTTTTATCTGTGGTCGAAACAGCTCAAACAACGGGTCCTTCTTCAGCATGTCCACGATTTATAACGCAGTCAATAAAACTGCGAACAGTACACTAGCGAAG ACTATGACAGATATTAAAAACATCGTCAATGGTACCAACATCAAGTGTACGTTTAACGTCGCTGGTCTGAATGTCACCACCGGAGCTGGACTCAGGTCCGCCGATACCACCTTTAGTTTGGTCGTCGGATCTGGAACGGGAT ttgaTTTTAACGACCTCCAACTTTCTGAAACCGGTAATGCTACAGACTTTTCCATCTTCCTAACCTCGACAAACACCACAGCACCACCATCAGGGGCCAACCGTCCTTTCTACTCTAATG ctgtGCTGCCTCTGGTCAGCTTCGTCACACTGTCCATCCTGACGTTCGCCTGA